From Loxodonta africana isolate mLoxAfr1 chromosome 2, mLoxAfr1.hap2, whole genome shotgun sequence, the proteins below share one genomic window:
- the LECT2 gene encoding leukocyte cell-derived chemotaxin-2, which yields MFFKECWNNSNYQRKNHHKGNKNQMLSTGVLLLAVLISTVLAGPWANICAGKSSNEIRTCDSHGCGQYTAQRNQRPHQGVDVLCPDGSTVYAPFTGMIVGQEKPYKNKNAVNNGVRISGRGFCIKMFHIKPIKYKGSIKKGEKLGTLLPLQKVYPGIQSHVHIENCDMSDPTMYL from the exons ATGTTCTTCAAAGAGTGCTGGAACAATTCTAATTATCAGAGGAAGAACCATCATAAgggaaacaaaaaccaaatgctTTCCACAGGAGTCCTCCTTTTGGCTGTTTTGATTTCAACTG TCCTGGCTGGGCCATGGGCTAATATATGTGCTGGCAAGTCTTCCAATGAAATCAGGACCTGTGATAGCCATGGCTGTGGACAGTACACTGCTCAAAG AAATCAAAGGCCTCACCAGGGTGTTGATGTCTTGTGCCCTGACGGATCTACTGTGTATGCACCTTTCACTGGAATGATTGTGGGCCAAGAGAAgccttataaaaacaaaaatgcagtCAATAATGGTGTTCGGATATCTGGAAGAG gTTTCTGTATCAAAATGTTTCACATTAAGCCAATTAAGTATAAAGGTTCTAtcaagaaaggagaaaaactggGAACTCTACTGCCCTTGCAGAAGGTTTATCCTGGCATACAATCCCATGTACACATTGAAAACTGTGACATGAGTGATCCTACCATGTACCTGTAA